Within Coleofasciculus sp. FACHB-1120, the genomic segment AGCGATGCATCACGCCATCGGCATGGGCGGGGAAACCCCACCTCTCCAGCACTCAGCTTTGTTACTCAGTTTAAAGCTAGCAATTTCGGTTTCCGTCATCGCTTGCCCCTGCGCTTTAGGCTTAGCGACCCCTACGGCAATCTTGGTAGGAACGGGTCTGGGGGCAGAAAGAGGGCTGTTGATCAAAGGCGGCGACGTGCTGGAACGGGTACACCATCTGAATATCGTCGTATTTGATAAGACAGGTACTCTCACCACAGGTCATCCCATCGTGACTGATTGCTGGCCCATAGGGAATTTCCTCCCAGAAAGCCTCCTCCAACTGGCAGCAGCGGCAGAAAGTGGCACAACCCATCCCCTCGCAGAAGCAATCGGGGAGGAGGCGCACCGCCAAGAGTTAACCATCCCCCTTGCCCATGAGTTTTATACGGAACCGGGGCTAGGGGTATCGGCTTTGGTCGAAGGCGTACGGGTTTTACTGGGGAATGCAGACTGGTTGACTCAGCAAGGAATTTCCCTCAACGATTCCGAACAAAACCAGGCTCAGCAACTAGCCTCTGCGGGTAAAACAGTGGTTTATGTCGCCGCTGACGGTCAATTAGCGGGGTTGATTGGCGTCACCGATACCCTGCGACCAGATGCAAAAGCAACGGTGTCTCGCTTGCGACAAATGGGATTGCGGGTGATGTTGCTGACTGGAGATCACCTGGAAGCGGCAAGAGCGATCGCGTCCCAGTTGGAACTTAATCCAGACTCCGATGTCTTAGCAGATGTCCGTCCAGACGCCAAAGCCGCCGCGATTGCCCAGCTACAAGCTCAGGGCCAACACGTCGCAATGGTAGGCGATGGCATCAACGATGCCCCCGCTTTGGCACAAGCCGATGTCGGCATTTCCCTCCAAGGGGGAACCGATGTCGCTATCGAAACCGCTCAAATTGTTCTCATGCGCGATCGCCTTCTGGATGTTGTCAAGTCAATCCAGCTTTCCCGTGCGACTTTCAACAAAATCCGCCAAAATCTGTTTTGGGCGTTTGCTTACAACACCATCTCCTTGCCGGTTGCTGCGGGCGTGTTGCTACCCACTTTTGGGCTTGTTCTCAGCCCATCTGCTGCCGGAGCATTAATGGCTTTTAGTTCGGTCAGCGTCGTCACTAACTCGCTTTTACTCCGTAAATCTTTATCTACCGATAACTGATTGAGGTCAGGCGGGTTTATCAGTCGGATTAATTCCTTACAAATATCTGAATTAAACCCGCTTTTCCCTAACTGCCAACTAACAATTGACCGCTAACCCGGTGTGCCACAATATGATAGAGGAGATTTTAATCCTCCCAACACATCAAGCCTGCTCCAAGCTGACGACACTGGCTTCAGGAAAGGCGAGGGTGTTACGCTGGAGTCCTACCAACCTCCACCAAAGCGCCTCTTGTTTTCCTCAAGATAATGCTCGGTCGAGTGTTGATATTCAGGGTGCAGGCACAGGCGCTTATCCCGCCGGTTGAGAATGGTGCCAATGTTAGTCTAAGTAACTGTTTTTCACAAACCAACCGCCCTCTTCTAAATAATTTTTCAATGGCTGTAAAACTGCATCTGAACCATATATTGATTATTGAAGATGATCAGGGACGTAAGGAGTTTCCCTTAGAAAAGCCCGAATATTGCATTGGTAGAGACCAGAAGTGTGATATCCGGTTGTACTCCCAATTTGTATCGCGTCGGCACGCAACTTTAGTGCAAAAATTGCGTGCGGATGGCTCTTACTATTACCGAATTGTCGATGGCGACAAAGGCAAGCCCAGCGCCAATGGTCTCCTGATCAATGGTCGAAAACTCCAAGCTCACGATCTCGAAGATGAAGATGAGATTGTGTTTGGACCGCAAGTGCGGGCACGCTATTTCCACCTGAAGCGAGAATCTATTCCCACGGGACCTCCAGATGAGTGGGACATTACCCTAATTAGTCCCAATATGGTTGGCGACGGGGAAGAACCTTAATCTTCTGCATGAATCTTCTGCATGAATTTTCTGCATGAAAATCTTGCCTCCGAGCTTCTCAGGGGGCAGATTGCCTATCCGGCAACGCTTTCAACCAGCTGCCAATGGCGATTTTCCGCGATCGCCTGATGCACCTGATAGAACATCTGGTGGCAGTGGTTGTCCACTTGCAGGGGCAATTCTTCATTCTTGACTACAAAATTCATCCGTGCTTCTCGCTCGGTCGCAGTTGATTTATCGATTAGCACTTCTACCGTCACTAGCTTGGCAAAGGAGACATGACCCGGTATCTCGCGAGCCATCAAGTAGTCTCCCGTGTTATAGATAATATCGAAATGGCAGGACTCCAAAACTTCTATGAGCACCTGCTGGAGACGCTCAAGGGGAACTGCAACGATAAATGAACAAGTATAGCGAGCCATAAAAAATCCCCGACGTCAGATCCCTCGACCCTCTTATCATACCGAACCTTCGTTTCGGGTCAGAAAGGAATACTTGGTTCTAAGGCTAGAGCCATCACTCAGCCTTTATCAGCTTCTAGCATACCAGTAGCTCCTCCGGAAGAACTAAGTGGGGAAGTTATAAAAAGCACGGGCTGGGGTTGACCGATACTTTGGGAGGATGAAGGATGAAGCATGAGTGGTTGTGAATTCATCGAAGGTGCTGGTGAGCTACTTCATCCCGCTCTTGAGCAAGTAAAAAAGAGGTCGTGATGATAAGGATTGAGGAATGCAGGGCAAGCTGATTGTCTTTGAGGGCGTGGAAGGGAGCGGTAAAACAACTCAGATGCTGCTATCGCGCGATTGGCTTCTGGAAAGGATGGAGAAATCTGCAAGTTTCTCAGAGATGGCGATCACCAGAGAGCCGGGGGGTACAGAATTGGGTAAAGCTTTGCGCCGCTTGTTGCTCGAAGGGACTCTGACTCACCCAATTCAAGACCGGACAGAACTGTTGCTGTATGCAGCAGATCGATCGCAGCACGTTGAAGAGGTGCTAAAACCAACGCTGGCGGCGGGAGGAATTATTTTGTGCGATCGCTACACCGATTCGACCATCGCCTATCAAGGCTATGGTCGGGGTCTTAGCCTATCTTTAATCGAGAAGATATGTCAAATGGCGACCGATGGACTGGAAAGCGACCTCACTCTATGGCTGGATGTTGACGTTGAAATAGGTCTAGCACGCGCTAAAGCTAGGGGAAGCGCCGACCGAATGGAGCAGGCAGATTTGGCGTTCCACCAACGAGTACAGCAGGGGTTTAGAGCGTTAGCAGCAGCCTATCCCCAGCGGATTGTGCGGGTGGATGCCAGTGGCACGGAGGTAGAAGTCCAAGGGCAAATTCAGGCTATCTTGACTCAACGGTTCCGGGAATGGTCTGTAGAAAATTAAAAATTAAGAATTTCCTGGGGATGGGTAGTAGTAGCCTTGTCTTGTTAACTCAAATACAAGACCTAACCTCCTTTCCTGCAAGAAAAAGGGTTGGGAAGAGGTCAGAATTGAGCGATATTCCAAATTTTTGAATTTTGCCTTTCTTTGCGATTAAATGAATTTTTTTGCGGAACTTGTAGGACAAAACCGGGCGGTTGAGTTACTAACTCAGGCAGTGGCTCAAAATCGGATTGCTCCTGCCTATCTATTTGCGGGTCCCGAAGGCATCGGACGCAGCATGGCGGCTCGGTGCTTTGTGGAACTTTTGTTCTGTGCTAACGTACCCGCAACTGAGCCAGACGCTCTCGATCCCCTCAAGGGAGGAAGCAAGGGGAGTATTGCGTCTATAAAAAACCGCTTGCGTCAGGGC encodes:
- the tmk gene encoding dTMP kinase; the encoded protein is MQGKLIVFEGVEGSGKTTQMLLSRDWLLERMEKSASFSEMAITREPGGTELGKALRRLLLEGTLTHPIQDRTELLLYAADRSQHVEEVLKPTLAAGGIILCDRYTDSTIAYQGYGRGLSLSLIEKICQMATDGLESDLTLWLDVDVEIGLARAKARGSADRMEQADLAFHQRVQQGFRALAAAYPQRIVRVDASGTEVEVQGQIQAILTQRFREWSVEN
- a CDS encoding FHA domain-containing protein codes for the protein MAVKLHLNHILIIEDDQGRKEFPLEKPEYCIGRDQKCDIRLYSQFVSRRHATLVQKLRADGSYYYRIVDGDKGKPSANGLLINGRKLQAHDLEDEDEIVFGPQVRARYFHLKRESIPTGPPDEWDITLISPNMVGDGEEP